A single Prevotella sp. E15-22 DNA region contains:
- a CDS encoding C10 family peptidase: MQRLFCFLVIALLGGTTAFANRISSGQAQQLAIKFFSQRTANSHRAQTAQATITSSELYEDCYIINRGQNEGFVIVAADDRAYTILGYSDTGSINLATAPAALTEWIQSYTEEINSIRNQAKAGSPSLPEKKYQAVSPLLGETAWNQGYPYNQMTPYYVGTNHAATGCAATAMAQILFYHRYPAQGRGQNSFHTTQYNMSLSVDFSQSTYQWNLMKPVYGEWDSNESRDAVALLMRDCGYAINMDYGAVSGAAPDAWPKALIAYFDYDRSLCNRYRANYTHEEWNSIIRNELDAGRPVFAGGFANSGGHAFVFDGYDEDGLIHVNWGWGGVSNGYFRTSALTPAIQGTGGADGGFNARQSIITGIQPALEGSELTPEFYSSETIKATPSTSAKSDIVNLKLTGKVTNGGYCDATIDFGFGVYNDSNELVLIIPANENNKSVEMGKFCIGINAPQADLSSLTSGNYLIRPIVVEHHGSQWTPVHHGNNARPNYLKLQIDEDGQLTFDQPQKPVLSASDIKVDTRIYSGVKCSVSAILRNHGDMDYSSDIRAALYRPGDGMKMAESDNYLEDVLAQGEEQATIVSAYNVTPGTYLLNLIDENSQPLGEAIEVEVLEAPAGEGTVEAIGGLNINEDTMPCRDNLSFTAHLHATSGVFASNVTIYIYDEYETVTSPLGSLEPQFVFIEPDGTIDVTFSGKMENGVPGTVYKATLINLDENTYIKPRAKASCLFTIMDQTSGISTIESTANSATQVIYDLQGRRVERPQSGVYVKNGRKIVIK, encoded by the coding sequence ATGCAAAGACTTTTTTGTTTTCTGGTGATAGCCTTGCTGGGAGGAACGACGGCATTTGCAAACCGAATTTCGTCAGGACAAGCCCAGCAACTGGCTATCAAATTCTTTTCTCAACGCACTGCCAACTCACACCGCGCCCAAACAGCACAAGCCACCATCACGTCTTCCGAATTGTATGAGGACTGTTATATCATAAACCGCGGTCAAAACGAAGGTTTTGTGATTGTTGCAGCCGATGATCGCGCTTATACCATTCTGGGGTATAGCGATACCGGCTCCATCAATCTTGCCACAGCCCCCGCTGCACTGACAGAATGGATACAGTCGTACACTGAAGAGATTAACAGCATAAGGAATCAGGCTAAGGCAGGCTCCCCTTCTCTGCCTGAGAAAAAATATCAGGCCGTCTCTCCCCTACTTGGCGAGACCGCATGGAACCAAGGCTATCCGTATAATCAGATGACCCCCTACTATGTTGGCACCAACCATGCCGCCACCGGTTGTGCCGCCACAGCCATGGCACAGATTCTGTTCTATCATCGCTATCCTGCACAAGGTCGTGGTCAGAATAGTTTCCATACCACACAATATAACATGAGCCTATCGGTTGATTTCAGCCAGAGCACTTATCAATGGAACCTCATGAAACCCGTTTATGGAGAATGGGATTCGAACGAGAGTCGCGATGCTGTGGCACTACTGATGCGCGACTGCGGCTATGCCATCAACATGGATTACGGAGCAGTGAGTGGTGCTGCTCCCGATGCATGGCCCAAAGCCCTTATCGCATACTTTGACTACGACCGCAGTCTATGCAACCGCTATCGTGCCAACTATACGCACGAAGAGTGGAATAGCATTATCCGCAACGAGCTGGATGCCGGGCGTCCCGTCTTTGCCGGTGGCTTTGCCAACTCGGGCGGTCACGCCTTTGTCTTCGACGGCTATGACGAAGACGGACTCATCCACGTCAACTGGGGATGGGGCGGTGTGAGCAACGGCTACTTCCGCACCTCAGCCCTTACACCTGCTATCCAAGGCACTGGTGGAGCCGATGGCGGCTTCAATGCCCGTCAGTCTATCATCACTGGCATCCAACCCGCCCTCGAGGGAAGTGAACTGACGCCAGAGTTCTATAGCAGCGAAACGATCAAGGCCACACCCTCTACATCTGCCAAGTCAGACATTGTCAACCTGAAATTGACAGGAAAGGTTACCAATGGTGGCTACTGTGATGCTACCATTGATTTTGGCTTTGGCGTCTACAATGATAGCAATGAGCTAGTACTCATTATTCCTGCCAACGAAAACAACAAAAGCGTCGAGATGGGCAAGTTCTGCATTGGTATCAATGCACCGCAAGCCGACCTCTCGTCTCTGACGTCTGGCAACTATCTGATACGCCCCATCGTGGTGGAACATCATGGCAGCCAATGGACACCAGTACATCATGGCAACAACGCACGTCCCAACTATCTTAAACTTCAGATTGACGAGGACGGTCAACTCACCTTCGACCAACCACAAAAACCAGTACTTTCCGCAAGTGACATCAAGGTCGATACTCGTATCTACTCAGGCGTAAAATGCAGCGTAAGTGCCATTCTAAGAAACCATGGCGATATGGACTATAGCAGCGACATCCGTGCTGCTCTCTATCGACCTGGCGACGGTATGAAGATGGCCGAAAGTGATAACTATCTGGAAGACGTTCTGGCCCAAGGCGAGGAGCAAGCCACAATTGTCAGTGCATACAACGTCACTCCTGGAACATACCTTCTCAACCTGATTGACGAGAACTCACAGCCTCTGGGTGAAGCCATTGAGGTGGAGGTGCTTGAAGCCCCTGCTGGCGAAGGAACAGTCGAAGCCATCGGTGGTCTGAACATCAACGAAGACACCATGCCTTGTCGCGACAATCTGAGTTTCACAGCGCATCTGCATGCCACCAGCGGCGTGTTTGCCAGCAACGTCACCATATATATATACGATGAATATGAGACGGTCACCTCTCCCTTGGGAAGTCTCGAGCCTCAGTTCGTCTTCATCGAGCCTGACGGAACCATCGACGTCACATTCTCTGGCAAGATGGAGAATGGCGTACCAGGAACCGTCTATAAGGCCACGCTGATAAACCTCGACGAAAACACCTATATCAAGCCTCGCGCCAAAGCCAGTTGTCTCTTCACCATTATGGATCAGACCTCTGGCATCAGCACCATAGAGTCAACGGCAAACTCAGCCACTCAGGTCATCTACGACCTACAAGGACGACGCGTAGAGCGACCTCAATCAGGTGTTTATGTAAAGAACGGTCGAAAGATTGTTATCAAATAG